One Aneurinibacillus migulanus genomic region harbors:
- a CDS encoding cation:proton antiporter domain-containing protein — protein sequence MGETAHSPISLLIVISVAFLVPILLQRLRWTMIPVVVAEILAGMILGKSGMNIVQEDSWLAILSLLGLIFLMFLSGLEIDFDAFSQKRKEKTNPFVIASIAFLLVFGASFLVSLGLKGLDIIEQTFFMTLIISTISLGVVVPVLKERRIMETPLGQTILLIAVISDFVTMILLAVFVSLQSDNSAQSLLLLVLFAVAFVLYRILRRFRQAPILEKLSTGTVQLGTRGVFLLIILFVALAENMGAENIIGAFLAGVIVSMLAPRKEFVHQLDAFGYGFLIPIFFVMVGVKLDLWALIQDPKVYIFIPLLLISLYVSKVIPLLILRRWFNWKETLGSGMLLTSTLSLVIAAAALALQKDMIDQSLHDGLILVAILSCFISPVAFNRLVPVKDSSPATSVGMVGLNVITMPVALEVQKAGFDVELYTQKQQIKENKDVIQNNDVFYNKFQAIKFVDDFAAQTMEAQKFFERDILVFASGDDNINMQLALHAKSWGEKQIIVRMENPERHHEVRENGFILFSTLFSTSTLLKAQIEAPNAIDLIARAEDAVQTLVMGNRSYHEVQLGQLPFLGDVLILRIYRNNDSIIPHGNTRLQLGDRLLVTGSLESLASLETELS from the coding sequence ATGGGCGAAACAGCACATTCCCCGATTTCTTTATTAATCGTTATCTCAGTCGCATTTCTTGTTCCCATTCTGCTGCAGCGTCTACGCTGGACGATGATTCCTGTCGTCGTAGCAGAAATTCTTGCTGGAATGATTCTCGGTAAGAGCGGAATGAACATTGTGCAGGAGGACAGTTGGCTTGCGATCCTTTCCCTGCTTGGCCTTATCTTCTTAATGTTTTTAAGTGGACTGGAGATTGATTTTGATGCCTTCTCGCAAAAGAGGAAAGAGAAAACAAATCCGTTCGTTATCGCTTCGATCGCATTTCTTCTCGTTTTCGGAGCCTCTTTCCTCGTCTCGCTCGGACTGAAAGGGCTCGATATTATCGAGCAGACGTTTTTCATGACGCTGATTATCTCCACGATTTCTCTCGGCGTCGTTGTACCCGTTTTAAAAGAGCGGAGAATTATGGAAACACCGCTAGGACAGACCATTCTGCTTATCGCGGTTATTTCCGATTTCGTAACGATGATTCTACTGGCGGTTTTCGTCTCGCTGCAATCAGATAATTCCGCTCAATCGCTGCTATTGCTCGTGTTATTTGCTGTTGCTTTCGTGCTATACAGGATTCTTCGGCGTTTCCGACAGGCACCTATTCTTGAAAAACTGTCCACAGGTACAGTACAACTCGGCACACGCGGTGTTTTCCTGCTAATTATCCTGTTCGTCGCTCTCGCGGAAAACATGGGTGCTGAAAACATTATCGGCGCATTCCTGGCTGGTGTCATTGTGTCCATGCTGGCGCCCCGCAAAGAGTTCGTGCATCAACTGGATGCATTCGGGTATGGATTTTTAATCCCGATTTTCTTCGTAATGGTTGGCGTAAAACTTGATTTATGGGCATTAATTCAAGATCCTAAAGTATACATTTTCATCCCATTGCTTCTGATATCGCTATACGTCTCCAAAGTGATTCCACTGCTCATCCTGCGCAGGTGGTTCAACTGGAAGGAAACGCTCGGCTCAGGGATGCTGCTGACTTCTACACTCAGCCTTGTTATCGCTGCGGCCGCGCTGGCGCTGCAAAAGGATATGATTGACCAATCACTGCATGATGGGCTCATCCTGGTTGCCATTCTCTCCTGTTTCATATCGCCTGTCGCCTTCAACCGGCTCGTTCCTGTAAAGGACTCGTCTCCAGCAACCTCGGTAGGGATGGTAGGATTGAATGTAATTACAATGCCAGTGGCACTGGAGGTACAAAAAGCAGGCTTCGATGTAGAGTTGTATACACAAAAGCAGCAGATTAAGGAAAACAAGGATGTCATTCAAAACAACGATGTGTTCTACAATAAATTTCAAGCGATTAAATTCGTTGATGACTTCGCTGCGCAAACCATGGAAGCGCAAAAGTTTTTTGAACGTGATATTCTCGTATTCGCTTCAGGCGACGACAACATTAATATGCAACTTGCCCTTCATGCTAAATCCTGGGGCGAAAAACAAATCATCGTCCGGATGGAGAACCCGGAACGACACCATGAAGTACGCGAGAACGGATTTATTCTCTTCTCCACCTTATTCTCGACCAGCACGCTACTGAAGGCGCAAATTGAGGCACCAAACGCTATCGATTTAATCGCACGGGCTGAGGATGCCGTGCAAACCCTTGTAATGGGTAACCGATCTTACCATGAAGTACAATTGGGACAGTTGCCTTTTCTAGGAGATGTGCTTATTCTGCGAATTTATCGTAATAACGACTCGATTATCCCACACGGGAATACGCGTCTTCAGCTTGGCGATCGCCTGCTCGTGACCGGTTCGTTGGAAAGTCTGGCTTCTTTGGAAACAGAACTGTCATAG